One genomic region from Lates calcarifer isolate ASB-BC8 linkage group LG10, TLL_Latcal_v3, whole genome shotgun sequence encodes:
- the gpr37a gene encoding prosaposin receptor GPR37 encodes METRQNGGCNPGELLRHTRHGPACSPGRTGHHRRHKRSARRPGRMRRSEPPQDGTMAQEQEPGPPFGLNTSDYEEEYSLPDFTDTTPFVPVNTRTRRKQVKNPFYPVTAESYGAYAVMITAAVIFSVGIIGNVSVMCIVCHNYYMRSISNSLLANLALWDFVIIFFCLPLVVFHELTKNWLLGEFSCRIIPYLEVASLGVTTFTLCALCIDRFRAATNVQMYYEMIENWASTTAKLAVIWVGALLLALPELLIRQLVTEDGDPPDVTPCERCVVRISTELPDTLYVLGLTYDGARLWWYFGCYFCLPTLFTICSSLVTARKIRRAERACVRGSKKQIQLESQMNCAVVALAILYGFCIIPENICNIVSVYMAAGVPRRTLDILHLVSQLLLFCKSAVTPVLLFCLCQPFTKAFLDCCCCCCEECGPPRSPATAASDVENECTTTELELSPFSTIRREASTSTAYAVVGTHC; translated from the exons ATGGAAACGCGCCAAAACGGTGGATGCAATCCGGGAGAGCTGCTCAGACACACCCGGCACGGACCCGCCTGCAGCCCAGGGAGGACCGGACACCACCGGCGGCACAAGCGGAGCGCGAGGAGACCCGGCAGGATGCGGCGAAGCGAGCCGCCGCAGGACGGAACCATGGCGCAGGAGCAGGAGCCGGGACCCCCCTTTGGACTCAACACCAGCGACTACGAGGAGGAGTACTCCCTGCCGGACTTCACCGACACCACGCCGTTCGTGCCGGTGAACACGCGCACCAGGCGGAAGCAGGTGAAGAACCCGTTCTACCCGGTGACCGCCGAGTCGTACGGCGCGTACGCGGTCATGATCACCGCCGCCGTCATCTTCAGCGTCGGGATCATCGGGAACGTGTCCGTCATGTGCATCGTGTGTCACAACTACTACATGAGGAGCATCTCCAACTCCCTGCTCGCCAACCTCGCGCTCTGGGACTTCGTCATCATCTTCTTCTGCTTGCCGCTCGTGGTGTTTCACGAGCTCACCAAGAACTGGCTGCTGGGAGAGTTCTCGTGCAGGATCATCCCGTACCTGGaggt GGCGTCTCTCGGGGTCACGACCTTCACGCTGTGCGCTCTGTGCATCGATCGTTTCCGAGCCGCCACCAACGTTCAGATGTACTACGAGATGATCGAGAACTGGGCGTCCACCACGGCCAAGCTTGCTGTCATCTGGGTGGGCGCCCTGCTGCTGGCGCTGCCCGAGCTGCTGATCCGACAGCTGGTCACCGAGGATGGCGACCCGCCCGACGTGACGCCCTGCGAGCGCTGCGTGGTCCGGATCTCCACCGAGCTCCCGGACACGCTGTACGTCCTCGGGCTCACCTACGATGGCGCACGGCTCTGGTGGTACTTCGGCTGCTACTTCTGCCTGCCGACACTGTTCACCATCTGCAGCTCGCTGGTCACCGCCCGCAAGATCCGCCGTGCGGAGCGAGCCTGTGTCCGCGGCAGCAAGAAGCAGATCCAGCTGGAGAGCCAGATGAACTGTGCCGTGGTGGCATTGGCGATCCTCTACGGCTTCTGCATCATCCCGGAGAACATCTGCAACATTGTGAGCGTGTACATGGCGGCCGGCGTTCCCAGGAGAACCCTGGACATCCTGCACCTGGTCAGCCAGCTGTTGCTCTTCTGTAAGTCTGCGGTGACGCCGGTGCTGCTGTTCTGCCTGTGCCAGCCGTTTACCAAAGCCTTCctggactgctgctgctgctgctgcgaggAGTGCGGCCCGCCCCGATCACCTGCCACCGCTGCCAGCGACGTCGAAAACGAGTGCACCACCACCGAGCTGGAGCTGTCGCCGTTCAGCACCATCCGCAGGGAGGCGTCCACCTCCACCGCCTACGCTGTCGTGGGAACACActgctga